From a single Rhodococcus qingshengii JCM 15477 genomic region:
- a CDS encoding R2-like ligand-binding oxidase, which translates to MTVTSPGREGFSSLRSGGLNWDSFPLRLFTKGNAKFWNPTDLDFSQDARDWQELTSEQQRSATFLCAQFIAGEEAVTEDIQPFMKAMSTEGRFGDEMYLTQFCFEEAKHTQVFRLWMDEVGLTSDLHSYVADNPYYRQLFYEELPSSLRILETDPSPVNQVRASVTYNHVIEGSLALTGYYAWQKVCATRGILPGMQQLVRKIGDDERRHMAWGTFTCRRHVAADDHNWDVVQQRMGELMPMALGMINWVNDQFEVQPFGLDNQEFLEYAADRAQRRLSAIESARGRDVAEIDLDYSPETLEEKFGAEDAAAMSEAAK; encoded by the coding sequence ATGACTGTCACCTCGCCGGGGCGAGAAGGTTTCAGTTCTCTTCGGTCTGGAGGGTTGAACTGGGATTCGTTCCCACTCCGATTGTTCACCAAGGGAAACGCCAAATTCTGGAACCCAACCGACCTCGATTTTTCGCAGGATGCCCGTGACTGGCAGGAGCTGACCAGCGAACAACAGCGCAGCGCCACCTTCCTGTGTGCGCAGTTCATCGCCGGTGAAGAAGCCGTCACCGAAGACATTCAACCGTTCATGAAAGCAATGTCGACCGAGGGACGATTCGGCGACGAGATGTACTTGACGCAGTTCTGTTTCGAGGAAGCCAAGCACACCCAGGTGTTTCGGCTGTGGATGGACGAAGTGGGATTGACCAGTGACCTGCATTCCTACGTCGCTGACAATCCGTACTACCGGCAACTGTTCTACGAGGAGCTGCCGTCGTCGCTACGCATTCTCGAGACAGACCCCAGCCCGGTCAACCAGGTGCGTGCCAGCGTCACGTACAACCACGTCATCGAGGGCAGTCTGGCGTTGACGGGTTACTACGCCTGGCAGAAAGTTTGTGCGACGCGCGGAATCCTCCCTGGCATGCAGCAATTGGTGCGAAAGATCGGTGACGACGAACGACGGCACATGGCTTGGGGGACGTTCACCTGCCGAAGGCACGTCGCCGCCGACGATCACAACTGGGACGTCGTCCAGCAGCGGATGGGTGAACTCATGCCCATGGCCCTCGGAATGATCAACTGGGTCAACGATCAATTCGAGGTGCAGCCGTTCGGTTTGGACAATCAGGAGTTCCTCGAGTATGCCGCAGACCGCGCACAGCGCCGACTTTCGGCGATCGAGTCTGCACGCGGGCGCGACGTCGCCGAGATCGACCTCGACTATTCGCCGGAGACCCTCGAGGAAAAGTTCGGGGCAGAAGATGCCGCTGCGATGAGTGAGGCGGCCAAATGA
- a CDS encoding GlxA family transcriptional regulator produces MTAVHRVAVLVFDGVKLLDVAGPSEVFAEANRGGANYELVICSVGGHDVDSSTGMRIPVDCDVADSGSFDTLLVMGGDVFPSMPVSPELREAASDLARRSGRVASICTGTFILAASGLLDGRRATTHWQHTATLARAYPQITVVPDAIFIQDGTVFSSAGVTAGIDLALALLERDHGAEMARRVAQLLVVFLQRPGGQSQFSPSLSGPRPRVPALRAVVEAMAADPAGEYSVDELAALAHLSPRHLTRLFREELGTTPAKYVELIRFDSAKALLDAGHSVTEAAQLAGFGSSESLRRAFSTHLGISPQVYRRRFQAFG; encoded by the coding sequence GTGACCGCAGTGCATCGAGTTGCCGTCCTGGTATTCGACGGCGTCAAACTGCTCGACGTCGCAGGTCCGAGCGAGGTGTTCGCAGAGGCCAATCGCGGCGGAGCGAACTACGAGTTGGTGATCTGCTCGGTGGGTGGACACGATGTCGACTCGTCGACCGGCATGCGCATTCCGGTCGACTGTGACGTCGCAGATTCCGGTTCCTTCGACACGTTGCTGGTCATGGGTGGCGACGTGTTCCCGTCGATGCCGGTGAGTCCGGAACTGCGTGAGGCAGCGAGCGATCTGGCGAGACGTTCGGGTCGGGTTGCCTCGATCTGTACCGGGACATTCATCCTGGCGGCGAGTGGACTGCTCGACGGACGCCGCGCAACGACGCATTGGCAACACACGGCAACGCTGGCGCGCGCCTATCCGCAGATCACGGTAGTTCCCGACGCCATTTTCATCCAGGACGGCACGGTGTTCTCGTCTGCGGGTGTGACCGCCGGGATCGACCTCGCGCTCGCATTGCTCGAGCGAGATCATGGTGCAGAAATGGCCCGACGTGTCGCACAGCTTCTGGTGGTATTTCTCCAACGTCCAGGTGGGCAGTCACAGTTCTCGCCGTCGTTGAGCGGGCCGCGGCCCCGGGTGCCCGCGCTTCGCGCAGTGGTCGAGGCGATGGCCGCCGATCCGGCGGGGGAGTACTCAGTCGACGAACTGGCTGCCCTGGCGCACCTGAGCCCACGGCATCTGACGAGGCTCTTTCGGGAAGAACTCGGTACGACGCCGGCCAAATACGTCGAGTTGATCCGTTTCGACTCCGCGAAAGCGCTCCTCGATGCCGGCCACTCGGTGACCGAAGCCGCGCAATTGGCGGGATTCGGCAGTTCCGAATCCCTACGACGAGCATTTTCGACGCATCTCGGAATCTCGCCGCAGGTGTACCGCCGTCGTTTTCAAGCTTTCGGCTGA
- a CDS encoding HD domain-containing protein, producing the protein MNTIIAGVKIPDSKMAADATELVRDTASELLFHHSRRVFLFGSLQGARLGLHADPELLYVGAMFHDLGLTEKFRDSTARFELDSADEARRFLTGYEVDETDIRKVWEGIALHTTPAVPSRLEPEIALVTAGVETDVLGIGYSELDRADIDAVTAAHPRPDFKNQILKAFTDGFKHRPESTFGTVNADVLEHFVPGFRHIDFVEVIQNSAWPQ; encoded by the coding sequence ATGAACACGATCATTGCCGGTGTGAAAATCCCCGATTCGAAGATGGCTGCCGACGCCACCGAACTCGTCCGAGATACGGCGTCCGAGTTACTGTTTCACCACTCGCGACGCGTCTTCCTCTTCGGATCGCTGCAAGGCGCGCGTTTGGGACTGCACGCCGACCCTGAATTGCTATACGTCGGCGCCATGTTTCACGACCTGGGGCTCACCGAGAAATTCCGGGACAGTACGGCGCGATTCGAATTGGACAGCGCGGACGAAGCGCGGCGATTCCTCACCGGCTACGAAGTCGACGAAACCGACATCCGCAAAGTGTGGGAAGGCATCGCTCTACATACGACGCCCGCGGTCCCCTCGCGGCTGGAGCCCGAAATCGCCTTGGTGACAGCGGGTGTGGAGACCGATGTACTGGGAATCGGATACAGCGAACTCGACCGGGCCGACATCGACGCCGTCACCGCGGCCCACCCCCGTCCGGATTTCAAGAATCAGATCTTGAAGGCCTTCACCGACGGCTTCAAGCACCGTCCCGAAAGTACGTTCGGGACGGTGAACGCTGACGTACTCGAACATTTTGTGCCGGGATTTCGGCACATCGATTTTGTCGAGGTCATCCAGAACTCGGCTTGGCCCCAATAG
- a CDS encoding sulfatase-like hydrolase/transferase, which yields MNPENVPASHCHSLPRRTFLGGVGALVLAGVADVATGAVSAAPVQAAPADRFPQKPNIVVIITDQERRPMYWPQGWAEQNLPNRKRIADHGLSFDQAVCNTAMCSPSRSTFFTGLYPAQHGVTRTLTEGGTVSPTEPQLQVSEQNMAKLLASAGYNVQYRGKWHLSKGVEGGDPTSEDVAGFGFEGWIPPDAGQDTNPDHFGGGCADHDRRVAEEAVEFLSGPAVESGQPWALIVSFVNPHDVLAYPQTWNAMNGTCDNYGSDAPGAFEQGIDLPPTFDEILALNHKPTAQVQSELLLAAGLGPLLGPDQARNYINFYAYMHKVVDEHIGSVLDAIEATPQMLDDTVIVRMSDHGEMGMSHGGLRQKVFNAYEETLRVPLVISNPLLFPEPVRTDALASLIDVMPTLATLAQAPARQSWNFLGTDLTPVIVDAAAYPKSPSAQVQDTILFTYDDQNCATPDGQNIVTQPNHIRCIRESRWKYTMYFDPAGVAAPQYELYDLQADPLELNNLANPLNIGSYRPDLAAQMNAKLFAVMETKGVSLKE from the coding sequence GTGAACCCAGAGAACGTTCCAGCCTCGCATTGTCATTCATTGCCGCGCCGGACGTTCCTCGGTGGCGTCGGTGCTCTTGTCCTCGCCGGAGTGGCAGACGTCGCAACCGGCGCGGTGAGCGCGGCGCCGGTACAAGCAGCGCCCGCCGATCGGTTTCCACAGAAACCCAACATCGTTGTCATCATCACCGATCAGGAACGCCGGCCGATGTACTGGCCCCAAGGCTGGGCTGAACAGAATCTGCCCAACCGCAAGAGGATTGCCGATCACGGGCTGAGTTTCGACCAGGCAGTGTGCAACACCGCGATGTGCTCGCCCAGTCGCAGTACGTTCTTCACCGGCCTCTACCCCGCGCAGCACGGGGTCACCAGAACGCTCACCGAAGGTGGCACTGTCTCACCCACCGAGCCACAGTTGCAGGTCTCCGAACAGAACATGGCAAAGCTGCTGGCGTCGGCCGGCTACAACGTCCAGTACCGGGGGAAATGGCATCTGAGCAAAGGCGTCGAGGGTGGTGATCCGACAAGCGAGGACGTGGCAGGATTCGGCTTCGAGGGGTGGATTCCGCCGGACGCGGGCCAGGACACCAATCCGGATCATTTCGGTGGCGGGTGCGCAGACCATGATCGCCGTGTCGCCGAGGAAGCTGTCGAGTTTCTCTCCGGACCCGCAGTCGAATCCGGACAGCCTTGGGCGCTGATCGTCTCGTTCGTGAACCCGCACGATGTCCTCGCGTACCCCCAGACGTGGAACGCGATGAACGGCACGTGCGACAACTACGGATCGGACGCGCCAGGCGCCTTCGAGCAGGGTATCGACTTGCCGCCCACCTTCGACGAGATCTTGGCGCTCAATCACAAACCGACAGCCCAGGTTCAGTCGGAACTGCTGTTGGCAGCCGGGCTCGGGCCGCTGCTCGGACCCGATCAGGCGCGTAACTACATCAACTTCTACGCCTATATGCACAAGGTGGTCGACGAACACATCGGCAGCGTGCTCGACGCGATCGAAGCCACTCCACAGATGCTCGACGACACGGTGATCGTTCGGATGTCCGATCACGGGGAGATGGGGATGAGCCACGGAGGTTTGCGGCAGAAAGTGTTCAACGCCTACGAGGAAACACTGCGCGTTCCACTGGTCATCAGCAACCCCTTGCTGTTTCCCGAACCCGTTCGCACCGACGCCCTGGCGTCGTTGATCGACGTGATGCCCACTCTCGCCACACTCGCCCAAGCGCCTGCGCGTCAATCGTGGAACTTCCTGGGTACCGATCTGACACCGGTCATCGTCGACGCTGCGGCGTATCCGAAAAGTCCCAGCGCGCAGGTTCAGGACACGATTCTGTTCACCTACGACGATCAGAACTGTGCGACGCCCGACGGTCAGAACATCGTCACGCAGCCCAACCACATTCGGTGCATACGCGAGAGCCGCTGGAAGTACACGATGTACTTCGATCCTGCGGGAGTTGCTGCGCCGCAATACGAACTGTACGACTTACAAGCCGACCCCTTGGAACTGAACAATCTCGCCAATCCGCTCAACATCGGTTCGTATCGGCCGGATCTGGCAGCCCAGATGAACGCCAAGCTCTTCGCAGTGATGGAGACCAAGGGTGTTTCCCTGAAGGAATAG
- a CDS encoding alpha/beta fold hydrolase — protein MSVANVRSAGGVQISYRDSGSHPSVADLPPVVLVHGMGGDSGTWDKFARTLRSRNRRVVSVDLRGHGRSARASSYLFEEFADDVMDVCDHLELEQVDLVGHSLGGHAASLIAQKRPTAVRKLVIEEAPLPLRAGDPEQVFARKLPSVPELWHATTSLVRHPRAALTFDRSMTRSALEQFRRPDPQWWDRLPLIEADMLFLRGGLGGMVDPVRLDAVAATVARCELVSFRTGHSVHRDGHRQFESVVLPFIS, from the coding sequence GTGAGTGTCGCTAACGTACGAAGTGCCGGCGGGGTCCAGATCAGCTACCGCGATTCCGGCTCGCATCCCAGTGTGGCCGATCTGCCTCCGGTAGTCCTCGTGCACGGGATGGGCGGCGACAGCGGTACCTGGGACAAGTTCGCGCGGACCTTGCGATCACGCAACCGGCGAGTTGTCTCGGTCGACCTTCGCGGCCACGGCCGGAGCGCTCGTGCGTCGTCGTATCTGTTCGAGGAGTTCGCGGACGACGTCATGGACGTGTGTGATCATCTCGAACTCGAGCAGGTGGATCTGGTCGGCCACTCGCTCGGCGGGCACGCGGCGTCGTTGATCGCGCAGAAACGTCCCACTGCGGTGCGGAAGTTGGTCATCGAGGAAGCGCCGTTACCACTACGTGCGGGTGACCCGGAACAGGTGTTCGCGAGGAAATTGCCGAGTGTCCCAGAACTGTGGCACGCCACAACAAGTTTGGTGCGGCATCCGCGAGCCGCGTTGACGTTCGATCGCTCGATGACGCGGTCCGCGCTCGAGCAGTTCCGCCGACCGGATCCGCAGTGGTGGGATCGGTTGCCGCTCATCGAGGCTGACATGTTGTTCCTGCGTGGAGGTCTGGGCGGGATGGTGGATCCTGTTCGCCTCGACGCTGTTGCAGCCACCGTCGCACGCTGCGAATTGGTCTCTTTCCGTACCGGCCACAGTGTCCACCGCGACGGTCATCGCCAATTCGAATCCGTTGTGTTGCCGTTCATTTCCTGA
- a CDS encoding DUF6292 family protein, with protein sequence MHTNGNDWSAHEYVDAVARSVHGETVRWPQGPSTDAVIVLPVHARNHPGKNAVLLWNHDFGWSWGVEEADVRRTISIVDTLGIGRTPDPLRCADRVIELISQAVCSSMCSEH encoded by the coding sequence ATGCATACCAACGGCAACGACTGGTCCGCACACGAATACGTCGACGCGGTAGCACGATCCGTTCACGGTGAGACAGTTCGATGGCCGCAGGGCCCGAGCACGGATGCGGTGATTGTTCTCCCCGTTCATGCCCGAAACCATCCGGGGAAGAACGCAGTTCTGCTCTGGAATCACGACTTCGGTTGGTCGTGGGGCGTCGAGGAGGCTGATGTGCGAAGGACGATTTCGATAGTCGACACTCTCGGCATCGGCCGGACACCGGATCCGCTGCGCTGTGCGGATCGGGTAATCGAGCTGATCAGTCAGGCGGTTTGCTCGAGCATGTGTAGCGAACACTGA
- a CDS encoding alpha/beta hydrolase, giving the protein MKTAGRADVSGTDRLHYEPMELRDAQLLAYDESGEGRIVEVFGDVATAEHIMIFVPGNDNGLGNYFDENRPTGPRASGWTLGRMLRTLGPNDRVAVIVWVGYRTPWGFLESFSRTLAELGAIDLARLTRILPRSAHVTLVGHSYGAVVCGLALPSARVDDCVVLGSPGMGTSSREDLCFAGNLWAALGPSDWIRYFSRVKIGHIGHGPSPVRAQHGAIVFGTGAVRGHCGYFADASESLRNIARIGLGRYDEVTRPGELRPRLTASAIREDGSILGTRECR; this is encoded by the coding sequence ATGAAAACGGCGGGTCGAGCTGACGTTTCCGGAACCGATCGACTTCACTACGAGCCGATGGAGCTACGCGACGCACAACTTCTGGCATACGACGAGTCCGGCGAAGGCCGGATCGTGGAGGTGTTCGGCGATGTCGCCACAGCCGAGCACATCATGATCTTCGTGCCGGGCAACGACAACGGACTGGGAAACTACTTCGACGAGAACCGTCCGACAGGACCACGGGCGAGCGGATGGACACTGGGAAGGATGCTCCGAACGCTCGGGCCGAACGACCGCGTCGCGGTGATCGTGTGGGTCGGTTATCGGACGCCGTGGGGATTTCTCGAGTCGTTCTCCCGGACACTTGCAGAACTTGGTGCGATAGATCTGGCGCGGTTGACTCGTATCCTGCCGCGATCGGCGCATGTGACGCTCGTCGGGCACAGCTACGGGGCCGTGGTGTGCGGACTCGCTCTCCCGTCGGCGCGAGTGGACGATTGCGTGGTGCTGGGTAGTCCGGGGATGGGGACCAGTTCGCGCGAAGACCTGTGCTTTGCCGGAAATCTCTGGGCTGCGCTTGGTCCGTCGGACTGGATCCGCTACTTCTCACGCGTGAAGATCGGCCACATCGGGCACGGCCCGTCTCCAGTTCGGGCGCAGCACGGAGCCATTGTTTTCGGTACCGGTGCCGTTCGAGGGCATTGCGGCTACTTCGCCGATGCAAGCGAGTCGCTGCGAAACATCGCGAGGATCGGACTCGGTCGCTACGACGAGGTCACGCGACCAGGGGAGTTGCGGCCTCGGCTGACCGCGTCAGCAATCCGTGAGGACGGGTCTATCCTGGGAACTCGTGAGTGTCGCTAA